Genomic DNA from Frondihabitans sp. PAMC 28766:
GAGGCGGATCATGGTGGCCGCGTCGCTGCGGTGGACGGCGGCCCACCCGTGCGCGCCATCGCCGATGTAGCCCGACGCGCCGGCCTGCTGGGCGGCCGCGACGATGTACGAGACGAAGCCGTGGTCGCCGACGCCGTGCACGGTCGGAGCGAAACGGAGGCTGATCGACTTCACGCCTCTGTCGATGTAGTCGAGAGCGAGGTTCTCGGTGCCGCCGCGCGGCGACTCGGGGCCGCTGAAGGGCGAGGGGTCGTTCTCGGTCGACGGGCGGCCCTGGGCGAGCCCGGCCACGCCGGACGCAAGGAGGAACGGCCTGTTCGTGCCGACGAGGGTGTCGCCGATGGTCTCGACGGCGGCACGCTCGGCACGGTTCGACTCGGCGGGGTTGGCCCAGTCATGCTTGTTGGCGAGGTGGATGACGGCGTCGGCGCCCTCGGATCCTGCCCGAAGGCTGGCGAGGTCGTCGAGGTCACCGCGGAGCACAGTCGCACCCTTGGCCTCGAGAGCCTGGGCGGAGGCGTCGGACCGAGCGAGGCCGGTGACGTCGTAACCGTGGGCGAGGAGTTCGTCGACGGCGGCAGAGCCGATCCAGCCGGAGGCTCCGGTGATGAAAACGCGCATGGGATTGATCTCCTTGATGTCAGTCACTGCTATCAGCGATGAGGATCACGTTACACCCGACGTCAGCTGCTGTCATCACTCTCTTTTCAGCCCTAGAATGGTGATCATGGTCCGATGGGAGCCGGGCGCGAGCGATCGCCTCCGCAAGGCGGCGCTCGAGCTTTATGCCGCGCGCGGGTTCGAGCAGACCACCGCCGCGGAGATCGCGGCATCGGTGGGCCTCACCGAGCGCACGTTCTTCCGGCATTTCGCCGACAAGCGCGAGGTCATCTTCAATGGCGCCGCCGAGTTCGAGGGCGGCTTCATCGAAGGCGTCCGCGACGCCCCCGAGAGCGAGTCGGTGCTCGAGGTCGTCTCCGCCGCGCTCGCGATGGCCGCTCGGTTCTTTCCCGACGAGCGCCGCGAGTTCTCGCGCCTTCGGCAGACGATCATCGACGACAACGCCAGCCTTCGCGAGCGCGAGCAGCTGAAGATGACCACCCTCGCGACAGGGATCGCCGAGGCCCTCCGCGATCGTGGCGTGACAGAGCCGCACGCCTCGTTGGCCGCGCAGTCGGGTGTGACGGTCTTCACGGTCTCGTTCCACCAGTGGATCGCCGAAGGCGAGACTCGGCCTCTCGGCGAGATCGAGGCCGACATCATGGGCGAGCTTCGTTCACTCACACGCGCGCCGCTGCCGAACAGGGGCGACTCGAGCCGGTAGCGTGGTGGCCCCACGGAGGGAGCACCCATGTCCGAGCTCGACGAGGCCATCGAGCGCTTCGCGCGGCCCCGGCGCCACGTTCTCGCCGAGCCGGAAGAGACCGACGAGGTACGCGGCGAGTGGGTCTTCCGGGCACTGCTGGCCGAAACGGCGATCGCACTCCAGCGACGTGCCATCGAACCGGTCACGACGGTGCTCGCCGGGCGCACGGCCGCCGGAGGCATCACCTACAAGAGCGTCGCCGGCTGCTGGCCCCTCGAGATCTTCGCCCTCACGCCGCGAGGCGTCGCCCTGCCCTACTCGATGCTCACGCAGCCGGCCCCGGGGCTCGTGCCGCCGCCGCGCACCGACTCCCCCGTCGTCGTCGTGCAGCCCACGCCGATCGTGGTCGGCGACGGGCCCGGCGATGTCGAGGTCAACCGGCGCGGGCAGTTGCTCTGGCGCTGGAACGACACATCTCGCGCCGACGTCTCGACGCAGCCGTGGACGAAGGGCTTCCGCGAACGCTTCGACGCGAACTGGAGCGAGCGGCGCCCGGGGCCTCTGGTGGAGCCCGTCGCCTTCGCAGTCGTCGACCACGTGGATGCGCGCATCGAGCGTGGCATCCTGCACTGACCCGCCAGTGCGCCTGCACATCCGCCGCGCGACGGCCCCCGACCTGACAGGGCTGCAGCGCATCGAGAACGATGCCGACCGGCTGTTCGCAGCGGCGCTCGACACCTCGGGCTGGGCGCCATCGCCGTCGGGGGCCGAGCGGGCGGCACGACCGGGCTTCATCCTGGTGGCGAGCAAGGCCGCAGGAACGGAGGCGCTCGGCTTCGCCCACGTGCTTCGCGTCGTCGGCGGGCACCACCTCGAGCAGCTCTCCGTCGACCCGGCGCACGCGAGGCAGGGCGTCGGTCGCACACTGGTCGAGGCCTCGAAACGCGAAACCAGGCTGGCAGGATCGTCGGCGCTGACGCTCCGCACGTTCGCCGACGTCCCGTGGAACGCCCCGTTCTATCGCACCTGCGGTTTCGTCGAGTGCGACGCCGACACCGACTTCCTCCGCAGTCTCGTCGCGGCCGAACGTACAGCCGGGCTCGCCCGCAGCCCCGAGCGCGTCTTCATGCGAGCCCCGCTGGGTGCCAGGATGCCGTCATGACCGCTGACGTCTCGCTAGAGCCTTTCACCGACCGGAGGCGGCCGCTGGCCGAGCGTCTCTGGCAGCTCTACAAACACGACATGTCGGCGTTCACGGGGTCGGCGCCGGATGCCGACGGGCTTTTTCGTCCGGGTCGGCTGCCGATGTACTTCACCGATTCGGACGCCGTCGGGTTCTTCATCGTCGAGCGCGCGAGCGAGGGCGATGCCGTGGTCGGCTTCGCGAGCGTCTTCCGCCTGGTAAGCGATCGGCGCGCGGTCGGTGACTTCTTCGTGCTGCGCGGCGCCCGTCGCCGGGGCGTCGGCGAAGCCGCGGCCCGGCAGCTCTTGCGCTGCTACCCGGGCCTTTGGTCGATCACCTTCCAGAGCGCCAATGTCGGCGCCGGTCGATTCTGGCGGGGCATCACCGCCGCCGCCGTCGGCTCGGCGTGGACGGAGGAAGCTCGGCCGGTGCCGGGGCGCCCCGACGTGCCGCCCGATGTCTGGTTGCTACTGTCAGTCGACGACTAGCCAACCCGCCTGACCTCCGGTCAAACGACTGGGCGAGAACACACCTGATCCGGTGCTCACGGGAGGGTTTCTGCCCCTTCGATGCGCCTCCCCGGCGCGGGGAGGCGACGGCGCGGTGTGGCGACGCGGCCCGGAGCCGCGAGGGCAAAGGGCTAACCCACCGAATCCGTCGAGAATCGTGCACCGCACGGCGAAATCACTCGACGCTGCCGGCTAGCGGCACGATAATCGTGGGGTGTCCATTGCACCGCGCACCTCCCCCGTCCACCTCGACGCGACGTCGAAGGCGATCATCGAGCAGTTGCAGGAAGACGGCCGCCGCTCGTACACCGACATCGCTCGCGCCGTCGGCCTGAGCGAGGCTGCCGTGCGGCAGCGGGTGCAGCGCCTCACCGAATCGGGAATCATGCAGATCGTCGCAGTGACCGACCCCCTGCAGCTCGGCTTCTTCCGGCAGGCGATGATCGGCATCCGGGCGACCGGCGACACCCGCGTCGTCGCCGACGCGCTGGCCGCCATCGACGGGGTCGACTACGTCGTGCTCACCGCGGGCACCTTCGACCTGCTCGTCGAGGTGGTCTGCGAGAACGACAGC
This window encodes:
- a CDS encoding Lrp/AsnC family transcriptional regulator, which gives rise to MSIAPRTSPVHLDATSKAIIEQLQEDGRRSYTDIARAVGLSEAAVRQRVQRLTESGIMQIVAVTDPLQLGFFRQAMIGIRATGDTRVVADALAAIDGVDYVVLTAGTFDLLVEVVCENDSDLLELLNDRIRTLDGVLSTETFVYLKLHKQLYNWGTR
- a CDS encoding GNAT family N-acetyltransferase; the protein is MRASSVASCTDPPVRLHIRRATAPDLTGLQRIENDADRLFAAALDTSGWAPSPSGAERAARPGFILVASKAAGTEALGFAHVLRVVGGHHLEQLSVDPAHARQGVGRTLVEASKRETRLAGSSALTLRTFADVPWNAPFYRTCGFVECDADTDFLRSLVAAERTAGLARSPERVFMRAPLGARMPS
- a CDS encoding SDR family oxidoreductase, with product MRVFITGASGWIGSAAVDELLAHGYDVTGLARSDASAQALEAKGATVLRGDLDDLASLRAGSEGADAVIHLANKHDWANPAESNRAERAAVETIGDTLVGTNRPFLLASGVAGLAQGRPSTENDPSPFSGPESPRGGTENLALDYIDRGVKSISLRFAPTVHGVGDHGFVSYIVAAAQQAGASGYIGDGAHGWAAVHRSDAATMIRLGLENAPAGSLLHAVGETSVSTKAIAEAIGAGLHLPVESVAPADAEAHFGFLGGFFGMDLAATSSLTQELLGWTPVGPTLVEDIAAGAYFEV
- a CDS encoding GNAT family N-acetyltransferase, with translation MTADVSLEPFTDRRRPLAERLWQLYKHDMSAFTGSAPDADGLFRPGRLPMYFTDSDAVGFFIVERASEGDAVVGFASVFRLVSDRRAVGDFFVLRGARRRGVGEAAARQLLRCYPGLWSITFQSANVGAGRFWRGITAAAVGSAWTEEARPVPGRPDVPPDVWLLLSVDD
- a CDS encoding TetR family transcriptional regulator, translated to MVRWEPGASDRLRKAALELYAARGFEQTTAAEIAASVGLTERTFFRHFADKREVIFNGAAEFEGGFIEGVRDAPESESVLEVVSAALAMAARFFPDERREFSRLRQTIIDDNASLREREQLKMTTLATGIAEALRDRGVTEPHASLAAQSGVTVFTVSFHQWIAEGETRPLGEIEADIMGELRSLTRAPLPNRGDSSR